Proteins encoded within one genomic window of Bacteroides sedimenti:
- a CDS encoding argininosuccinate synthase, whose protein sequence is MKEKVVLAFSGGLDTSFCAKYLSEEKGYEVYTAVANTGGFSPEELKVIEEKAYKLGAVKHVALDVTQEYYEKSIKYMVFGNVLRNGTYPISVSSERIFQAIAIINYAKEIKADYVAHGSTGAGNDQIRFDLTFDVLAPEIKILTPTRDMILTREYEIEYLKKHGFEADFKKMEYSINKGLWGTSIGGKETLHSEQTLPEEAYPSQITATGTEVLKLEFVEGQLHAVNGEVFEDKVAAINKVEAIGSKYGIGRDMHIGDTIIGIKGRVGFEAAAPILIINAHKMLEKHTLSKWQQYWKDQIGTWYGMFLHEAQYLEPVMRDCEAMLQSSQRNVNGTVSIILRPYSYTLVGVESAFDLVKTDFGEYGEVNKGWTAEDAKGFTKILSNPLRVYYANQKKNGK, encoded by the coding sequence ATGAAAGAAAAAGTGGTTTTAGCGTTTAGTGGTGGTTTGGACACCTCCTTTTGCGCCAAGTATTTGTCAGAGGAAAAAGGGTATGAAGTATATACTGCTGTGGCCAATACCGGCGGATTCAGCCCCGAAGAACTGAAAGTTATCGAGGAAAAAGCATACAAGCTGGGTGCCGTGAAGCATGTAGCCCTTGATGTGACTCAGGAATACTACGAAAAGAGCATCAAATATATGGTGTTTGGCAATGTGCTGCGAAACGGTACATACCCCATTTCTGTAAGCTCGGAACGCATCTTCCAGGCTATAGCCATCATTAACTATGCAAAAGAAATTAAGGCAGACTATGTGGCACATGGAAGTACGGGTGCCGGCAACGACCAGATTCGTTTTGACCTGACATTCGATGTGCTTGCCCCTGAAATAAAGATTCTGACTCCGACGCGCGACATGATTTTGACCCGTGAATACGAGATTGAATACTTGAAGAAACATGGCTTCGAAGCTGACTTTAAGAAGATGGAATATTCTATCAACAAAGGCCTCTGGGGAACATCTATCGGCGGAAAAGAGACTCTTCATTCTGAACAAACACTTCCTGAAGAAGCTTACCCTTCTCAGATTACTGCGACCGGAACAGAAGTTCTGAAACTGGAATTTGTGGAAGGGCAGTTGCATGCAGTGAACGGCGAAGTGTTCGAGGATAAGGTGGCTGCTATCAACAAAGTGGAAGCTATCGGTTCAAAATACGGCATCGGTCGTGATATGCACATTGGCGATACCATCATCGGCATCAAAGGTCGTGTAGGTTTTGAAGCAGCAGCTCCTATCCTGATTATCAACGCGCATAAGATGCTCGAAAAACATACACTCAGCAAATGGCAACAGTACTGGAAAGACCAGATAGGTACCTGGTACGGTATGTTCCTTCACGAAGCACAATACCTGGAACCGGTAATGCGCGATTGCGAGGCAATGCTTCAAAGCAGCCAGCGTAATGTAAACGGAACAGTAAGCATCATTCTTCGTCCATACAGCTATACACTGGTTGGTGTGGAATCTGCTTTTGACTTGGTTAAAACAGATTTCGGTGAATATGGTGAAGTGAACAAGGGATGGACTGCGGAAGATGCAAAAGGATTCACCAAAATTCTTTCTAACCCATTGAGAGTATATTACGCAAACCAAAAGAAAAACGGAAAATAA
- a CDS encoding glycoside hydrolase family 88 protein: MKLIELLGITGAVIFSSCATRPPASKSFLKDNIEFSQKQINKEIAVIEKSGKCLNPITLNENKTVYYGSYADWRSGFFPGSVWYLYQLTGDQSYLTLAEKYTNAIEKAKNLTWHHDVGFIIGCSFGNGYKVTNAQEYKNVIVEAAKSLSTRFRKAPGVIQSWNVEKGWQAERGWECPVIIDNMMNLELLFEASKLSGDSTFYKIAVSHANRTMAEHFRPDGSCYHVVDYNLKDGSVRHRQTAQGFSDSSAWSRGQAWAIYGFAVCYRETGNRAYLEQALKTFAFMKNHPCMPKDLIPFWDMDAPNIPNEPRDASSAACIASALYMISTFNVPDASSYKSYADRIMISLGTPAYRAELGTNGNFLLMHSVGSIPHNSEIDVPLNYADYYFLEALKRKKDLEIK, encoded by the coding sequence ATGAAATTAATAGAATTATTGGGCATTACAGGTGCAGTGATCTTCTCCTCTTGTGCAACCAGACCTCCGGCGTCGAAATCATTTTTAAAAGATAATATAGAATTTTCCCAAAAACAGATTAATAAAGAGATTGCAGTTATTGAAAAAAGTGGAAAGTGCCTGAATCCGATAACTCTAAATGAGAATAAAACTGTTTACTATGGTAGCTATGCCGACTGGAGAAGCGGGTTTTTTCCGGGATCTGTTTGGTATTTGTATCAGCTAACAGGTGATCAATCGTATCTAACTCTGGCTGAAAAATATACTAACGCCATTGAGAAAGCTAAAAATCTTACATGGCATCATGATGTAGGCTTTATAATAGGTTGTAGCTTCGGTAATGGTTATAAAGTGACAAATGCTCAAGAGTATAAAAACGTAATTGTTGAGGCTGCAAAATCATTGTCTACCCGTTTTAGAAAAGCTCCCGGAGTTATTCAATCCTGGAATGTGGAGAAAGGCTGGCAAGCTGAACGAGGATGGGAGTGTCCGGTTATCATTGATAACATGATGAACCTGGAGCTTTTATTTGAAGCAAGCAAATTATCTGGAGATTCTACTTTTTATAAGATAGCTGTAAGCCATGCAAACAGAACAATGGCAGAACATTTCAGACCGGATGGAAGTTGTTATCATGTAGTTGATTACAATCTGAAAGATGGTTCAGTGAGACACCGTCAAACCGCTCAGGGATTTTCGGATTCATCAGCATGGTCACGCGGGCAGGCCTGGGCAATCTATGGATTTGCAGTTTGTTATCGCGAAACAGGAAACCGGGCCTATTTAGAGCAGGCGTTGAAGACTTTTGCCTTTATGAAAAATCATCCTTGCATGCCCAAAGACTTGATTCCTTTCTGGGATATGGATGCGCCGAATATTCCGAATGAACCGCGGGATGCATCTTCTGCTGCTTGTATTGCATCAGCGTTGTATATGATCAGTACTTTTAATGTACCAGATGCTTCTTCCTACAAATCGTATGCGGATAGAATCATGATTTCATTGGGAACTCCTGCATACCGTGCGGAACTTGGTACAAATGGTAACTTTCTGTTAATGCATTCGGTAGGCAGTATTCCACATAATAGCGAGATTGATGTTCCCCTCAATTATGCAGACTATTATTTCCTTGAAGCACTTAAAAGAAAAAAAGATTTAGAGATTAAATAA
- a CDS encoding GNAT family N-acetyltransferase — protein MESNIEILVANENHIPYVDIILNTIEVAAKIRGTGIAKRSPEYVKQKMIEGKAIIALCDGEFAGFCYIETWSNKEFVANSGLIVVDKFRGHGLAKRIKRRAFELSRERFPNAKIFGLTTGLAVMKINSELGYVPVTFSELTTDEAFWKGCQSCVNYDILQRTGGTKCLCTAMLYDPAKHPEDTHNKESEKESTESTENK, from the coding sequence ATGGAAAGTAATATTGAAATTCTTGTCGCCAACGAGAATCACATTCCATACGTTGACATTATTTTAAATACGATAGAGGTTGCTGCAAAGATACGTGGAACAGGTATTGCCAAGCGCTCTCCTGAATACGTAAAGCAGAAAATGATTGAAGGGAAAGCAATCATAGCTCTTTGCGATGGCGAATTTGCCGGATTTTGTTACATCGAAACTTGGAGCAACAAAGAATTTGTGGCTAACTCAGGGCTTATCGTTGTAGACAAATTCCGTGGCCACGGGTTGGCCAAGAGAATTAAACGACGTGCGTTTGAACTCTCTCGCGAACGTTTCCCGAATGCGAAAATATTTGGTTTAACAACCGGTCTTGCAGTGATGAAAATCAACTCTGAACTTGGATATGTGCCTGTTACTTTCTCTGAACTGACAACAGATGAGGCTTTCTGGAAAGGTTGCCAAAGCTGTGTGAACTACGATATCCTTCAAAGAACCGGTGGAACAAAATGCCTTTGTACTGCCATGCTTTACGATCCGGCTAAACATCCGGAAGACACGCACAACAAAGAATCAGAAAAAGAGAGTACAGAGAGTACAGAAAATAAGTAA
- the argC gene encoding N-acetyl-gamma-glutamyl-phosphate reductase — protein MIKVGIIGGAGYTAGELIRLLINHPDVEIVFINSSSNAGNKIADIHEGLYGETEMVFTDELPLDQIDLLYFCTAHGDTKKFMESHTLPENLKIIDLSMDYRIASDEHDFIYGLPELNRRQICQSKHVANPGCFATCIQLGLLPLAKNLLLKGEISVNAITGSTGAGVKPGATSHFSWRNNNISIYKPFSHQHVPEIKQSLKQLQNSFDAEIDFLPYRGDFPRGIFATLVVKTTIALEEARSMYEEYYKNDSFVHIVDKNIDLKQVVNTNKCLLHLEKHGDKLLIISCIDNLLKGASGQAVHNMNLMFGLEESVGLKLKSSAF, from the coding sequence ATGATTAAAGTAGGAATAATAGGCGGAGCGGGATATACGGCAGGCGAACTGATTCGCCTGCTAATAAACCATCCGGATGTTGAAATAGTGTTTATTAATAGCAGCAGTAATGCCGGAAATAAGATTGCTGACATTCACGAAGGTCTTTATGGTGAAACTGAAATGGTTTTTACTGACGAACTGCCGCTTGACCAGATTGATTTGCTCTATTTCTGCACCGCTCATGGAGACACCAAAAAGTTTATGGAAAGTCATACATTACCCGAAAATCTAAAGATTATCGACCTTTCCATGGATTATCGGATCGCTTCCGATGAGCACGATTTTATTTACGGACTTCCTGAGCTTAATCGTCGGCAGATTTGTCAAAGCAAACACGTGGCTAACCCCGGCTGTTTTGCAACCTGCATTCAGTTAGGTCTATTGCCACTGGCAAAGAATCTGTTGTTGAAAGGAGAAATTTCCGTAAATGCCATAACTGGCTCTACCGGGGCAGGCGTAAAGCCGGGAGCAACCTCGCATTTCAGCTGGCGTAATAACAATATTTCTATTTATAAGCCATTCTCTCATCAGCATGTGCCCGAGATAAAACAGTCGCTCAAGCAACTGCAGAACAGTTTTGATGCAGAGATTGATTTCCTTCCTTATCGTGGAGATTTCCCACGAGGAATTTTTGCAACTCTTGTCGTTAAGACAACCATTGCCCTAGAAGAGGCAAGAAGTATGTACGAAGAATACTATAAGAATGATTCGTTTGTACATATTGTCGACAAAAATATCGATTTAAAGCAGGTGGTTAATACTAATAAGTGTTTGCTTCATCTGGAAAAACATGGAGATAAGTTGCTTATTATTTCATGTATTGATAATTTATTAAAAGGTGCTTCGGGACAGGCGGTTCATAACATGAATCTGATGTTTGGGCTTGAAGAGAGTGTCGGCTTGAAACTGAAATCAAGTGCCTTCTGA
- a CDS encoding glycoside hydrolase family 3 N-terminal domain-containing protein, which translates to MKNTIILGLLFCAVNGTAGNTPPPFSKDQKVYKLQNKAIYKKGWIDFNKNGKKDIYEDPTAPLDDRIEDLLKQMTVEEKTCQMVTLYGYKRVLPDDLPTSEWKNKLWKDGVGAIDEHLNGFQQWGLPPSDNPNVWPASRHAWALNEVQRFFIEETRLGIPVDFTNEGIRGVESFKATNFPTQLGLGHTWNRELIRKVGFITGHEARLLGYTNVYAPILDVGRDQRWGRYEEVYGESPYLVAELGISMVKGVQHNHQVAATGKHFIAYSNNKGAREGLSRVDPQMSPREVENIHVYPWKRVIKEAGLLGVMSSYNDYDGFPIQSSYYWLMTRLRQEMGFRGYVVSDSDAVEYLFSKHGTASNMKEAVLQSVAAGLNVRCTFRSPDSFVLPLRELIAEGAISTKTIDDRVRDVLRVKFLVGLFDTPYQMNLKAADDEVNSLKNQEVALQASRECLVLLKNANLLLPLDKNNIKRIAVCGPNANDSAYALTHYGPLAVEVTTVLKGIKEKVTDKAEVLYTKGCDMVDANWPESEIISYPLTAEEQTEIDKAVENARNSDVTVAVLGGNSRTCGENKSRSSLELPGRQLVLLQALQATGKPVVLVLINGRPLSVNWAEKFVPAILEAWYPGSQGGKAIADVLFGDYNPGGKLTVTFPKTVGQIPFNFPAKPYSQVDGGTTPGMKGTMSRVNGPLYPFGYGLSYTTFEYSDLSISPKVITPNQETTIHCRVKNAGTRVGDEVVQLYTRDLVSSVTTYEKNLCGFERVHLNPGESKEVEFIIHPRDLELLNADNKWVLEPGDFRIMIGASSEDIKLKDTLTVMSYTEKERLGKTGNVSPVPGASLTSTWQGKKGDYLTISLADGTKPDNVTIIWNEIKKPTSFEIQLSSGGGQFLTVYRGNVDAGDKTVTYKFKKTVASDLRILLTEGAASISKIIF; encoded by the coding sequence ATGAAGAATACAATTATTCTGGGTCTTCTGTTTTGTGCAGTCAATGGAACTGCCGGTAATACTCCTCCTCCATTTAGTAAAGACCAAAAAGTCTATAAATTACAGAATAAAGCCATTTACAAGAAAGGCTGGATTGATTTCAATAAAAACGGAAAGAAAGATATATATGAGGATCCAACTGCACCTTTAGATGACCGGATTGAGGATCTGCTTAAACAAATGACTGTAGAAGAGAAAACATGCCAAATGGTTACTCTTTACGGATATAAACGTGTGTTGCCAGATGATTTGCCAACTTCCGAATGGAAAAATAAACTTTGGAAAGATGGGGTCGGTGCCATTGACGAACATTTAAACGGGTTTCAGCAATGGGGACTTCCACCATCTGATAATCCAAACGTTTGGCCGGCATCACGCCATGCATGGGCGCTGAACGAAGTTCAACGCTTTTTTATAGAGGAGACTCGGTTAGGTATTCCGGTTGATTTTACCAACGAAGGTATTCGGGGAGTGGAAAGCTTTAAAGCAACTAACTTTCCTACTCAACTAGGACTGGGGCATACCTGGAACCGCGAGCTGATAAGAAAGGTTGGATTTATAACCGGTCACGAGGCTCGATTACTTGGATACACAAATGTATATGCTCCGATACTAGATGTAGGACGTGACCAGCGTTGGGGACGATACGAGGAGGTTTACGGCGAAAGCCCTTATCTGGTTGCTGAACTTGGAATATCAATGGTGAAAGGTGTTCAGCACAATCATCAAGTGGCTGCTACAGGTAAGCATTTCATTGCTTACAGTAATAATAAAGGTGCGCGTGAAGGCCTTTCCAGAGTCGATCCGCAGATGTCGCCCCGCGAAGTGGAAAACATTCATGTTTATCCATGGAAGAGAGTTATTAAAGAAGCCGGCCTTTTAGGAGTCATGAGTTCCTATAACGATTACGACGGGTTTCCTATCCAAAGCAGTTATTATTGGTTAATGACCCGCTTGCGCCAGGAGATGGGATTCCGTGGATATGTAGTGTCTGATAGTGATGCGGTAGAGTATCTTTTCTCTAAACACGGCACGGCAAGTAATATGAAAGAGGCTGTTCTTCAATCTGTTGCTGCTGGTTTGAATGTGCGATGCACATTCCGTTCACCCGACTCGTTTGTGCTACCTTTACGCGAGCTTATAGCAGAAGGGGCAATCTCCACGAAGACTATAGATGACAGAGTGCGCGATGTGCTTCGTGTAAAATTCTTGGTTGGACTATTTGACACTCCTTACCAAATGAATTTAAAAGCAGCAGATGATGAAGTAAACAGCCTTAAAAACCAAGAAGTTGCTTTGCAAGCTTCACGTGAGTGTTTAGTATTACTTAAGAACGCGAATCTGCTGCTTCCGTTGGATAAAAACAACATCAAACGCATTGCTGTTTGCGGGCCCAATGCAAATGATTCTGCATACGCTCTTACTCATTACGGTCCACTAGCAGTAGAAGTTACAACTGTTTTGAAAGGAATCAAGGAGAAAGTAACTGATAAAGCTGAAGTTCTTTATACCAAAGGATGCGATATGGTAGATGCCAACTGGCCGGAATCTGAGATAATCAGTTATCCACTGACGGCTGAAGAACAGACAGAGATTGATAAAGCGGTGGAAAATGCCCGGAATAGTGATGTAACAGTAGCCGTGTTGGGTGGAAATAGCCGTACTTGCGGAGAGAATAAGTCGCGTTCAAGCCTCGAACTTCCTGGACGCCAGCTAGTTCTGTTGCAAGCATTGCAAGCAACAGGAAAACCTGTTGTATTGGTATTAATAAATGGACGCCCGCTTTCTGTGAACTGGGCCGAGAAGTTTGTGCCGGCAATTCTGGAAGCATGGTATCCAGGCTCACAGGGAGGTAAGGCAATTGCGGATGTCTTGTTTGGAGATTATAACCCCGGAGGAAAGTTAACCGTTACATTCCCAAAAACTGTAGGTCAGATTCCATTTAATTTTCCTGCAAAACCTTACTCTCAGGTCGATGGTGGAACTACTCCGGGAATGAAAGGAACCATGAGCCGAGTAAACGGTCCGTTGTATCCTTTTGGATATGGATTGAGTTATACCACATTTGAATATTCGGATTTGTCTATTTCACCTAAAGTAATTACACCTAATCAGGAGACAACAATCCACTGTCGTGTAAAAAACGCCGGAACTCGTGTTGGTGATGAGGTTGTACAACTTTATACCCGTGACTTGGTGAGTTCCGTTACAACATACGAAAAGAATTTATGTGGCTTTGAACGTGTTCATTTAAACCCGGGCGAGAGCAAGGAGGTGGAATTTATAATACATCCTCGTGACCTCGAACTTCTCAACGCTGATAATAAATGGGTGTTAGAACCGGGCGATTTTCGAATAATGATAGGGGCATCATCAGAGGATATTAAATTAAAAGATACTCTTACCGTGATGTCTTACACAGAAAAAGAACGTTTAGGTAAAACCGGCAATGTGAGTCCTGTTCCTGGAGCATCTTTAACCTCTACATGGCAGGGTAAAAAAGGAGACTATCTTACTATCTCACTTGCTGATGGTACCAAGCCTGATAATGTAACTATCATCTGGAATGAAATAAAGAAGCCGACATCTTTTGAAATACAGCTTTCAAGTGGTGGAGGACAGTTCCTTACAGTCTATAGAGGTAATGTAGATGCTGGAGATAAAACAGTTACCTATAAATTCAAAAAAACGGTAGCAAGCGATTTACGCATTCTTCTCACTGAGGGAGCCGCCTCTATTTCTAAAATAATATTCTAA
- a CDS encoding aspartate aminotransferase family protein, producing the protein MKLFDVYPLFDINIVKGKGCRVWDDKENEYLDLYGGHAVISIGHCHPHYVEMIQKQVAELGFYSNSVINKLQEKLAERMGEVSGYEDYSLFLINSGAEANENALKLASFHTGKKRVISFLKSFHGRTSAAVRITDNPKIVAPINEGIDVTFLELNDLNAVCAELNKGDVCAVIIEGIQGIGGIKVPDNTFMQELRKVCTETGTILILDEIQSGYGRSGKFFAHQYSGIRPDIITVAKGIGNGFPMGGVLISPMFTPVYGMLGTTFGGNHLSCAAALAVLDVIQNEKLMENATNVGTHLMEELKKFPQIKEVRGEGLMIGLEFAEPIKEIRSKLLFEQKVFTGVSGTNVIRLLPPLSLSIAEADEFILRLKNVL; encoded by the coding sequence ATGAAACTATTTGATGTATACCCTTTATTCGATATCAATATCGTAAAAGGAAAAGGATGTAGGGTGTGGGACGATAAAGAGAATGAATATCTTGACCTATATGGCGGACATGCAGTCATATCGATTGGACATTGCCATCCCCATTACGTGGAAATGATCCAGAAGCAGGTTGCAGAATTGGGATTCTACTCAAACTCTGTGATTAATAAGCTACAGGAAAAGCTTGCCGAACGCATGGGAGAGGTGTCAGGATACGAGGATTATTCCCTGTTCCTAATTAACTCTGGAGCGGAAGCAAATGAAAATGCACTAAAACTTGCCTCTTTCCATACAGGAAAGAAACGGGTTATCTCTTTCTTAAAGAGTTTTCACGGCCGTACTTCGGCTGCGGTACGAATAACTGATAATCCCAAAATCGTAGCACCCATTAATGAAGGAATAGATGTGACCTTCCTGGAACTGAATGATTTGAATGCTGTGTGTGCAGAACTTAATAAAGGCGATGTATGTGCGGTAATCATTGAAGGTATTCAGGGCATTGGAGGAATCAAAGTACCTGATAATACTTTTATGCAGGAACTGCGTAAGGTGTGTACCGAGACCGGAACCATACTGATTCTTGATGAAATTCAATCCGGCTACGGACGAAGCGGTAAATTCTTTGCGCATCAATACTCCGGCATCCGTCCCGATATTATTACGGTTGCTAAAGGTATTGGCAATGGATTCCCAATGGGAGGTGTGCTAATTAGCCCCATGTTTACACCGGTTTACGGCATGCTTGGTACTACATTCGGTGGAAATCATCTTTCCTGTGCAGCTGCACTTGCTGTTCTTGATGTAATTCAGAACGAGAAACTGATGGAAAATGCCACAAATGTGGGAACTCACCTGATGGAGGAACTGAAGAAATTTCCGCAGATTAAGGAGGTGCGCGGTGAAGGGCTGATGATTGGACTTGAGTTTGCCGAACCTATTAAGGAGATACGCAGCAAACTGTTGTTCGAACAGAAAGTGTTTACCGGAGTGAGTGGGACCAATGTCATCCGTCTTCTTCCACCGCTCAGCCTGAGTATAGCCGAAGCGGATGAATTTATACTGCGGCTAAAGAACGTTTTGTAA
- the argR gene encoding arginine repressor, producing MTTNKSKRLDSIKMIISSMEIGSQEELLQELAKEGYELTQATLSRDLKQMKVAKAATTNGNYVYVLPNDTMYKRTIDVQSVSEMLMQNGFKSIDFSGNMAVIKTRPGYASSLAYDIDNREFSDVIGTIAGDDTILLVFRDGYSRNDIKQSLSLIIPNINK from the coding sequence ATGACGACGAATAAAAGTAAACGATTAGATTCCATCAAAATGATTATCTCTAGCATGGAGATTGGAAGCCAGGAGGAATTACTCCAAGAGTTGGCAAAAGAAGGCTATGAGCTTACTCAGGCCACATTGTCACGCGATTTGAAACAGATGAAGGTGGCAAAGGCCGCCACTACAAATGGTAATTATGTGTATGTATTACCCAATGATACCATGTATAAAAGAACAATCGATGTTCAAAGTGTTAGTGAAATGCTAATGCAAAACGGATTTAAATCGATTGATTTTTCTGGAAATATGGCTGTAATTAAAACACGTCCCGGTTATGCCAGTAGCTTGGCATACGATATTGATAATCGGGAGTTCTCGGATGTTATTGGCACCATTGCCGGAGACGATACAATTTTGCTAGTATTCAGAGATGGTTATTCACGTAACGATATAAAGCAGTCACTGTCATTGATTATCCCGAACATTAATAAATAA
- a CDS encoding SGNH/GDSL hydrolase family protein, translating into MKTLQFKITIVFFCLFVGTLVANGQNNKDWANFSKYAQANLSVKQPVDVVFMGNSITEGWASMHPEFFKGNNYVGRGISGQVTSQMLVRFRADVINLKPKVVVILAGTNDIAMNNGYITVEHIFENIVSMVELARCNKIKVVLCSVLPASHYPWRPEIESVRPITELNSKIKEYAKANKIPYADYYSVMVDDKEGLNPIYQKDEVHPNLAGYDAMEKVIQSILKKLL; encoded by the coding sequence ATGAAAACACTACAGTTTAAAATTACCATTGTATTTTTTTGTCTGTTTGTTGGTACCTTAGTAGCAAATGGACAAAACAACAAGGATTGGGCTAACTTCAGCAAATACGCTCAGGCCAATCTAAGTGTGAAACAGCCTGTTGATGTTGTGTTCATGGGAAATTCTATAACTGAAGGATGGGCAAGTATGCATCCTGAGTTTTTTAAGGGGAATAATTATGTGGGGCGTGGAATCAGCGGACAGGTAACCTCCCAGATGTTGGTACGCTTCCGTGCAGACGTCATTAATCTAAAACCCAAAGTAGTGGTCATCCTTGCCGGAACTAATGATATTGCCATGAACAATGGATATATAACAGTTGAACATATATTTGAGAACATCGTTTCAATGGTTGAACTGGCCAGATGCAATAAAATTAAGGTGGTGCTGTGTTCCGTTCTACCAGCTAGTCATTATCCATGGAGGCCAGAAATAGAATCGGTAAGGCCTATCACCGAACTAAACAGTAAGATAAAAGAGTATGCAAAAGCGAATAAGATTCCATATGCTGATTACTATTCTGTAATGGTGGACGATAAGGAGGGGCTCAATCCTATTTATCAAAAGGATGAAGTGCATCCCAATTTGGCTGGATACGATGCAATGGAAAAGGTCATTCAGTCTATACTGAAAAAATTGCTTTAA